A region from the Rosa rugosa chromosome 6, drRosRugo1.1, whole genome shotgun sequence genome encodes:
- the LOC133713955 gene encoding uncharacterized protein LOC133713955, producing MTDPPSLNTAFTYIRKDESQQESVKHAQVEVSSLAIQAKSPAPFLQQQSSAPLHQQGFPQGFRPRPQCSYCNDLGHVRETCWKLNPHLKPKKQGYRPKAKAAAVQLVQEPDFYGVAGQDHHTAGGATPTASIAGRGKIGSSHQGDNRSGVSEGQVVPSGSDIRRRETRSRVPHRFDFEF from the exons ATGACAGACCCTCCTAGTTTGAACACAGCTTTTACATACATCCGcaaggatgagtctcagcagGAGAGTGTCAAACATGCACAGGTTGAAGTATCTAGCCTAGCCATTCAGGCCAAGTCACCGGCACCTTTCCTTCAGCAGCAAAGTTCAGCCCCACTTCATCAGCAAGGTTTCCCACAAGGCTTCCGCCCTCGAcctcaatgttcttattgcaATGACCTTGGGCATGTTCGGGAGACTTGTTGGAAGTTGAACCCACACCTTAAACCTAAAAAGCAaggttatcgtcctaaggcAAAAGCAGCTGCTGTTCAATTGGTCCAAGAACCGGATTTCTATGGAGTGGCTGGCCAAGATCATCATACAGCAGGTGGAGCTACTCCCACAGCCTCCATAGCtggtcgaggtaaaattg gatcttctcaccagggagataatcggtcgggggtatctgaggggcaggttgttccatctggatcagacatacgcaggAGAGAAACCAGGAGCAGAGTCCCGCACCGCTTTGACTTCGAGttctga
- the LOC133717474 gene encoding palmitoyl-monogalactosyldiacylglycerol delta-7 desaturase, chloroplastic-like, producing the protein MPSRLINWQVQFFGREWDFMDLYHLTLILGVHCLCLLAPFQFTWGALWVAISLYLVSGMGVTISYHRNLAHQSFKVPKWLEYSLAYCAVLSLQGSPLEWVSSHRYHHQFTDKLRDPHSPTKGFWFSHVNWAFDYHSRFGSYDGQLMKNVGDLECQLYYRFLHYTYFLHSVLLGVALYVAGGLPFVVWGMGVRVVVVSQVTFSINSICHTWGKQIWDTGDASKNNWLFGLLAFGEGWHNNHHAFEYSARQGLEWWQIDTSWYVIKFLQVVGLSTDVKLPTEIQKKRKALAKNSIMKDK; encoded by the exons ATGCCATCCCGGCTAATTAACTGGCAGGTGCAATTTTTTGGGAGGGAATGGGACTTCATGGATTTATACCATCTTACTCTCATTCTGGGCGTCCATTGCCTCTGTCTTTTAGCACCATTTCAGTTCACTTGGGGTGCACTTTGGGTGGCAATATCACTGTATTTGGTGTCGGGTATGGGTGTAACTATCTCTTACCATCGGAACCTTGCCCACCAGAGCTTTAAGGTCCCCAAATGGCTTGAATACTCGCTGGCTTATTGTGCAGTTCTGTCACTTCAG GGTAGTCCACTTGAATGGGTGAGCAGCCATAGATACCACCATCAATTTACAGACAAATTGAGAGACCCTCATAGCCCCACTAAGGGATTTTGGTTTAGTCACGTGAATTGGGCGTTCGATTATCATTCTCGGTTTGGAAGC TATGACGGACAACTGATGAAGAACGTGGGAGATTTGGAATGCCAACTATACTATAGGTTTCTTCATTATACCTACTTCcttcattcagttcttcttgGAGTTGCACTCTATGTGGCCGGAGGATTACCTTTTGTGGTTTGGGGAATG GGTGTAAGGGTGGTAGTCGTTTCACAAGTTACTTTTTCAATAAATTCTATTTGCCACACTTGGGGAAAACAAATATGGGATACTGGTGATGCGTCTAAAAACAACTG GTTGTTTGGATTGCTGGCATTCGGAGAAGGTTGGCACAATAATCACCATGCTTTTGAGTACTCAGCTCGACAGGGCTTAGAATGGTGGCAAATTGATACTAGTTGGTATGTGATTAAGTTTCTTCAAGTTGTGGGTTTGTCCACAGACGTGAAACTGCCAACCGAGATTCAGAAGAAACGAAAAGCTCTGGCAAAAAATTCGATCATGAAGGATAAGTAA